One part of the Maribacter aquivivus genome encodes these proteins:
- a CDS encoding M24 family metallopeptidase: MKKLFLFVCLIFIGEINAQQILNEKERAQVIDEILDDRFNNLLPELMDAADLDMWVVISREYNEDPVIKTMLPATWLNARRRTILLFYRDKAKNTIEKLAVARYNVGKNIVSAWDKEKEPNQWTRLMQLISERNPKKIGLNYSTDHNIADGLVKTDYEEFMANLPKKYSSKVVSAQELAVRWIETRSEREMVIYDQLVDITHDIIAEAFSEKVITPGVTTTSDVEWWMRQKVTDLGLETWFHPTIDVQRSKEELVSHLYSFSGRPEDTVILPGDLVHCDFGITYLRLNTDCQELAYVLKPEETSAPNYLVKGLKDGNRLQDFLTSNMIKGRSGNDILAKSLKEAKAAELKPSIYTHPLGMYGHSAGTTIGMWDSQGGVMRDDGENYPLNPNTVYAIELNTTITIPEWNRDIRIMLEEAGFYGEDGFRYVNGRQTELLLIPRVKGHQGN, translated from the coding sequence ATGAAAAAACTATTCCTTTTTGTATGCCTAATTTTTATAGGGGAAATTAACGCTCAGCAAATTCTAAATGAAAAAGAAAGAGCGCAGGTGATTGATGAAATATTAGACGACCGTTTCAATAATTTGTTGCCTGAACTTATGGATGCCGCAGATTTAGATATGTGGGTGGTTATCTCAAGAGAATATAATGAAGATCCAGTAATTAAGACAATGCTTCCGGCTACGTGGTTGAATGCGCGTAGAAGAACTATTCTTTTGTTTTATAGAGATAAGGCGAAGAATACTATAGAGAAGTTGGCTGTAGCCCGTTATAATGTTGGTAAGAATATAGTTTCTGCCTGGGATAAGGAGAAAGAACCAAATCAGTGGACCCGATTAATGCAGTTGATATCCGAAAGAAATCCGAAGAAAATCGGACTTAATTATTCTACAGACCACAATATTGCAGATGGTTTGGTAAAAACAGATTATGAAGAGTTCATGGCAAATCTTCCAAAAAAATATTCATCTAAAGTAGTTTCTGCACAAGAACTTGCTGTTCGTTGGATCGAAACAAGATCTGAACGCGAAATGGTTATTTATGACCAATTGGTAGATATTACACATGATATTATTGCAGAAGCTTTTTCTGAAAAAGTAATTACACCGGGGGTGACAACAACATCTGATGTAGAGTGGTGGATGCGTCAAAAGGTAACTGACTTAGGGCTTGAAACTTGGTTTCATCCAACAATCGATGTGCAACGAAGTAAAGAAGAATTGGTAAGTCATTTATATTCATTCTCTGGTAGGCCAGAGGATACGGTAATTCTGCCTGGCGACTTAGTGCATTGCGATTTTGGAATCACTTATTTACGTTTAAATACCGATTGCCAAGAGTTAGCCTATGTCTTAAAACCAGAAGAAACTTCTGCACCAAATTATTTAGTCAAAGGACTTAAAGATGGTAACAGATTGCAAGATTTTTTGACATCTAACATGATCAAAGGTAGGTCTGGTAATGATATTCTAGCAAAATCATTAAAGGAGGCTAAAGCAGCAGAATTAAAACCATCTATATATACGCATCCATTGGGTATGTATGGTCATTCTGCAGGTACTACTATTGGAATGTGGGATTCTCAAGGTGGCGTAATGCGTGACGATGGTGAAAACTATCCATTAAATCCAAATACGGTTTATGCTATAGAATTGAATACTACTATTACTATACCTGAATGGAATAGAGATATCAGAATTATGCTTGAAGAAGCTGGTTTTTATGGTGAAGATGGGTTTAGATATGTTAATGGGCGACAGACAGAACTTTTATTAATTCCACGTGTAAAAGGGCATCAAGGTAATTGA
- a CDS encoding AMP-binding protein — protein MYKASVHPSFSIHGRPISFADLSEVSYSLIKEGEEFEKNIGEFLLDWIDDSPTISVQTSGSTGIPKTIVLKKVQMENSALATGSYFNLSPKSSALLCLPATYIAGKMMLVRAMVLGLDIHFVEPTSNPLEDINRSFDFGAMVPLQVANLLPKLSLLHKLIVGGAPIAASLRKEIKSIANASYETYGMTETITHIAVKPLNNGVADDAPFSILPNIEISKDDRGCLVINAPKIADETVVTNDVIDLVSETEFKWLGRFDNVINSGGIKLSPEQIESKLSNSIDQPFFIASLPDTKLGEQLVLVLEGTVKEKDVLQKIASSTLLSKYEIPRQIKNIPVFLRTDSGKVKRKETMTLLKS, from the coding sequence ATGTATAAAGCTTCAGTACACCCAAGTTTTTCAATTCATGGCAGGCCTATTTCTTTTGCCGATTTATCAGAGGTAAGCTATAGCTTAATTAAGGAAGGCGAAGAATTCGAAAAGAACATTGGTGAGTTCCTTTTAGATTGGATAGATGATTCACCTACAATTTCGGTACAGACCTCTGGTTCTACGGGTATTCCAAAAACCATTGTTTTAAAGAAAGTACAAATGGAGAATAGTGCTTTGGCAACAGGTAGCTATTTTAATCTATCACCAAAATCTTCTGCTTTATTATGTTTGCCTGCCACTTATATTGCTGGTAAAATGATGTTGGTTAGGGCTATGGTTTTGGGCTTAGATATTCATTTTGTTGAACCTACTTCAAATCCGTTAGAAGATATAAATAGGTCTTTTGATTTTGGAGCAATGGTTCCCTTGCAAGTTGCTAATTTACTACCTAAGCTTTCATTGTTACATAAGTTGATTGTTGGTGGTGCTCCTATTGCTGCCTCTTTAAGAAAGGAAATAAAAAGTATAGCCAATGCTAGTTATGAGACCTATGGTATGACAGAGACCATAACGCATATTGCAGTTAAGCCCTTGAATAATGGTGTAGCAGATGATGCGCCTTTTTCTATTTTACCAAATATTGAAATATCTAAAGACGACAGAGGTTGTTTAGTAATTAATGCACCAAAGATTGCTGATGAAACTGTGGTCACTAATGATGTCATTGACTTGGTTTCGGAAACTGAGTTCAAGTGGTTAGGTAGATTTGATAATGTAATTAATTCTGGCGGAATTAAACTTAGTCCGGAGCAGATAGAGTCTAAACTTTCAAATAGTATAGACCAGCCTTTTTTTATTGCTTCTTTACCAGATACAAAACTAGGGGAGCAGTTAGTCTTGGTTTTAGAAGGTACCGTGAAAGAGAAGGATGTATTGCAGAAAATTGCCTCAAGTACTCTTTTATCTAAGTATGAAATACCACGCCAAATTAAAAACATTCCGGTATTCTTACGTACGGATAGCGGAAAGGTTAAGCGGAAAGAAACCATGACCTTACTGAAGTCATAA
- a CDS encoding CPBP family intramembrane glutamic endopeptidase, translating to MYIEQGYKGDLGLWKYLIIPGCFIGFMILNYIAIILSPVSVEDSMAQMIASLGSNLVLIILLVPLAVGLFVVLGWTKLVHSQSITSLTTSRKKIDWKRVFFAFGVWGLITIVLTFIGIYLSPEDYLFNFKLIPFLSLALIGIILIPLQTSFEEYLFRGYIMQGLGIATKNRWVPLVVTSVLFGLMHLGNPEVEKLGYGIMIYYIGTGFFLGIITLMDEGLELALGFHAANNLIGALLLTADWTAFQTDSLYRDVSDPILGWDVLVPVFIVFPILLLIFSKKYGWTNWKEKLTGKVLSEEEFLKLDN from the coding sequence ATGTATATAGAACAAGGGTATAAAGGTGATTTAGGTTTATGGAAATATTTAATTATTCCCGGTTGTTTTATTGGGTTTATGATATTGAATTATATCGCAATAATACTGTCACCAGTTAGTGTAGAGGATAGTATGGCGCAAATGATAGCTAGTTTAGGCTCTAATCTTGTATTGATTATTTTACTTGTTCCATTGGCTGTAGGTCTATTTGTAGTGCTTGGATGGACAAAATTAGTGCATTCTCAAAGTATTACTAGTTTAACGACTTCCAGAAAAAAAATAGATTGGAAAAGAGTTTTTTTTGCATTTGGTGTTTGGGGATTGATAACAATAGTTTTAACTTTTATAGGTATTTATTTATCTCCTGAAGATTACCTTTTTAATTTCAAGTTGATTCCTTTTCTAAGTTTGGCTTTGATTGGAATAATTCTAATTCCTTTACAAACTAGTTTTGAGGAGTATTTATTTAGAGGTTATATTATGCAAGGGTTGGGTATTGCTACAAAAAACAGATGGGTGCCTTTAGTTGTTACTTCTGTATTATTTGGATTAATGCATTTGGGAAATCCTGAAGTAGAGAAACTGGGTTATGGTATTATGATATACTATATAGGTACTGGTTTTTTTCTTGGTATTATAACCCTTATGGATGAAGGTTTAGAACTTGCTTTGGGTTTTCATGCCGCTAATAATTTAATTGGAGCGTTATTATTGACTGCTGATTGGACTGCTTTTCAAACTGATTCATTGTATAGGGATGTATCTGATCCAATTTTGGGTTGGGATGTCTTAGTGCCAGTATTTATAGTTTTCCCTATTCTATTATTAATCTTTTCAAAAAAATATGGCTGGACCAACTGGAAAGAAAAATTAACAGGAAAGGTGTTGTCTGAAGAAGAATTTCTGAAACTAGATAATTAG
- a CDS encoding vWA domain-containing protein, whose product MKNATFLFFLLSSMLLSSQQVKINGTVSDHLGDPMPGVNVREKGTTNGTQTDFDGHYAITVSEGAELTFSYIGCKNMIVKIRDSVVVNVSLEEDLQMLEEVVVTGYGIQKRRHVTGSVAMINMQSPKSNISRTLQGKVSGINIRGLGSVEDKNVGTKINSPLYIVDGVPIQKQYNSIVQRFKSEDINSRKELKASEAKRLYGQNAKHGCIVIQTVNGNYAIEEDENYARITENQFQNVAVNPLSTFSIDVDKAAYSNIRRFINNGKEVPVDAVKIEEMINYFDYDYPQPTNEHPFSVNTEVAQTPWNVDIKLVRIGLQGKEYLNEELPASNLTFLIDVSGSMSAGNKLPLLKSAFKLLVNQLREKDRVSIVVYAGAAGVVLEPTSGNNKEKIMSALNNLEAGGSTAGGAGIQLAYKLAEKHFKKTGNNRVILATDGDFNVGLSSDKDMEDLIVEKRESGVFLSVLGFGMGNYMDSKLETLADKGNGNHGYIDTMQEAQKLFGKEFGGTLFTIAKDVKLQVEFNPKKVKSYRLIGYENRLLADEDFIDDTKDAGELGSGHKVTALYEIVEVGVATDYVKETYDLKYTEVVSGDKFSDELFTVKFRYKKPDGNKSIELVHVQNSNTQEMSKDFQFSAAVALFGQQLRKSTFNNKASLNDVIVLAENGRGEDKNGYRAEFIRLVKSINEKLVTDNY is encoded by the coding sequence ATGAAAAATGCAACTTTCCTATTCTTTCTGCTCAGTAGTATGCTGTTGTCTTCGCAACAAGTTAAAATTAATGGTACTGTTTCTGATCATTTAGGGGATCCTATGCCTGGTGTAAATGTTAGGGAGAAAGGAACGACCAATGGTACACAGACAGATTTTGACGGACATTATGCTATAACAGTATCAGAAGGAGCTGAATTAACATTTTCGTATATAGGCTGTAAGAATATGATCGTAAAGATCAGAGATTCAGTGGTTGTTAATGTGTCACTTGAAGAAGATCTTCAAATGTTAGAAGAAGTGGTTGTAACTGGGTATGGTATTCAAAAGCGTCGTCATGTTACGGGTTCAGTTGCAATGATTAATATGCAATCTCCTAAATCCAATATTAGTAGAACCTTACAAGGTAAAGTAAGTGGTATAAATATTCGTGGTTTGGGTTCTGTGGAAGATAAAAATGTTGGAACTAAAATAAACAGCCCTCTATATATTGTAGATGGTGTACCTATTCAAAAGCAATATAATTCAATTGTTCAAAGATTTAAAAGTGAAGATATTAATAGTAGAAAAGAACTTAAAGCTTCTGAAGCTAAGAGGTTGTATGGTCAAAATGCTAAACACGGTTGTATCGTAATACAAACCGTAAATGGTAATTATGCTATTGAAGAAGATGAGAATTATGCACGAATTACTGAAAATCAGTTTCAGAATGTTGCCGTAAACCCGCTATCAACTTTTTCAATAGACGTTGATAAAGCAGCGTATAGCAATATTAGAAGATTCATTAATAACGGAAAAGAAGTTCCGGTAGATGCAGTTAAGATTGAAGAAATGATTAATTACTTTGATTATGATTATCCACAACCTACAAATGAACATCCTTTCTCTGTAAACACAGAGGTAGCACAAACCCCTTGGAATGTAGATATAAAATTAGTGCGCATTGGTTTGCAGGGTAAAGAATACTTGAATGAAGAATTACCGGCATCTAATCTTACTTTTCTAATAGATGTTTCTGGTTCTATGTCAGCAGGCAACAAATTACCGTTATTAAAATCCGCTTTTAAACTATTAGTAAATCAGTTAAGAGAAAAAGATAGAGTTTCTATTGTAGTTTATGCAGGGGCAGCCGGTGTTGTATTAGAGCCTACATCTGGTAACAATAAAGAGAAAATCATGAGCGCTTTAAATAATTTAGAAGCTGGCGGTTCTACAGCTGGTGGAGCAGGTATTCAATTAGCTTACAAATTGGCAGAGAAACATTTTAAGAAAACTGGTAATAATAGAGTGATATTGGCAACCGATGGTGATTTTAATGTTGGGTTGTCTAGCGATAAAGACATGGAAGATTTGATTGTTGAAAAACGAGAATCAGGAGTGTTTCTTTCTGTACTAGGTTTCGGAATGGGTAATTACATGGATTCTAAGTTGGAAACTTTGGCAGATAAAGGGAACGGAAATCATGGTTACATAGATACCATGCAAGAAGCTCAGAAGTTATTCGGGAAGGAATTTGGAGGTACTTTATTTACCATTGCTAAAGATGTAAAATTACAGGTAGAGTTTAACCCTAAGAAAGTGAAATCTTATAGATTGATTGGTTACGAAAACAGATTGCTGGCAGATGAAGATTTTATAGATGATACCAAAGATGCTGGTGAATTAGGAAGCGGACATAAGGTAACTGCGTTGTACGAGATTGTTGAAGTAGGTGTGGCAACTGACTATGTTAAAGAAACATATGACTTAAAGTATACTGAGGTTGTATCAGGAGATAAGTTCTCTGATGAGTTGTTCACTGTAAAATTTAGATACAAAAAACCTGATGGTAATAAGAGTATAGAGTTGGTTCATGTCCAAAATTCGAATACTCAAGAGATGTCAAAAGATTTTCAATTCTCTGCAGCTGTTGCTTTATTCGGTCAGCAATTAAGAAAATCTACTTTTAATAATAAAGCTTCATTAAATGATGTCATTGTATTAGCAGAGAACGGTAGAGGTGAAGATAAAAACGGGTATAGAGCTGAATTTATCAGATTGGTTAAAAGTATAAATGAGAAATTAGTAACAGACAACTATTGA
- a CDS encoding carboxypeptidase-like regulatory domain-containing protein — translation MVLELKRYKYLFFFCFLCALNFSVFAQDQVRGVVIDSDTKETLPFVNIGIVNKGVGTVSNFDGKFYLEIDKANFSNNDILQFSSVGYKTVQFKISEVNFNNTRFQKIVMQPEAMQLNEAIVTAKYLKSKKDDVVGFSYPSKNKYGYWKGDGSLGAELVTRISVDKKKHYLKDFHFYVNENYSDSVLVRINVYKGGTIYPEDKLLKKNVTKMIGKSSGKVTVDLKPYNLIVDEDFSIGLELLKVYGKRVGLVLAADYRPSTSYRRYVSQGQWKTFRGDAMTFYVNTSTLSDGDISQISDYSRNKTLQNSFKTPIINTNPIKTHRSITGFVFNNGKPVENATVQITASLKQTQTDAYGRYTIMAQIGDVISFDYLGFEKVERTVLETIHNINVTMNVMVEELAGVTVTERARLKKTEAEMFSEYLTNDEFAKTAYGTLDKKTIGHAITIVDGKSLNLSAPNILAALDGKIAGVRIGNVTNGNTYFGCTFTKVAVFIRGGKGSINNIRPAIFEIDGVIYEDVPYFLDLNVIERIAVIPGLAGVGRYGQVAAGGVIAISTKHANYATKNNRNSDQAQIRNNIYEQDAISKEQANKNLPSYLQALFASNSFEAAKKVYEENEKLYSSSASFFLDAYIYFTTNWEQEKFNNDIISNHQSLFENNINEMKALAYAYQREGEFEKANKLYTSVFVKRPNYAQSYRDMANSYVEVNEVQKAANLYSRYTKLLNDSFLVADTIGLHPIITTEFNHFLQHKTDYTISSEDLKEMAAMREGTDTRLLFEWNDDEAEFDLQFVNPENRYFVSNTSLNNQNEYFGKQENSSSKEFFLESDIQGEWIININYKGNKSGLPTYLKVTAFSGYGTDNEESTIRIYRLSLKNVNQNLFYLPTLGVDKLN, via the coding sequence ATGGTTCTTGAATTAAAACGCTATAAATATCTCTTTTTCTTCTGTTTTTTATGTGCATTAAATTTTAGTGTATTTGCTCAAGATCAGGTAAGAGGTGTTGTAATTGATTCTGATACTAAAGAGACACTTCCTTTTGTAAATATTGGTATTGTAAATAAAGGTGTAGGTACCGTAAGTAATTTTGATGGGAAATTTTACCTAGAAATTGATAAGGCTAATTTTTCTAATAATGATATACTACAATTTTCTTCTGTAGGTTATAAAACCGTACAGTTCAAAATTTCAGAAGTTAATTTTAATAATACCCGGTTTCAAAAAATTGTTATGCAACCTGAAGCAATGCAATTAAATGAGGCGATTGTAACCGCTAAATATTTAAAAAGTAAAAAAGATGATGTCGTTGGTTTTTCCTATCCCAGTAAAAACAAGTACGGGTATTGGAAAGGTGATGGTTCATTGGGTGCTGAATTGGTAACAAGAATAAGCGTAGATAAGAAGAAGCACTACTTAAAAGATTTTCATTTTTATGTAAACGAAAATTATTCTGATAGTGTATTGGTGCGCATTAATGTATATAAAGGTGGCACCATCTATCCTGAAGATAAATTATTGAAAAAGAACGTTACCAAAATGATAGGCAAATCTTCTGGAAAGGTAACCGTAGATTTAAAGCCGTACAACCTTATTGTAGATGAAGATTTTAGTATTGGTCTAGAATTATTGAAAGTATATGGTAAACGTGTGGGCTTGGTTTTGGCAGCAGATTATAGACCAAGTACTTCGTACAGAAGATATGTGAGTCAAGGACAATGGAAAACGTTCAGGGGAGATGCAATGACTTTTTATGTAAATACTTCTACTTTGAGTGATGGAGACATTTCTCAAATCTCAGATTATTCCAGAAACAAAACTCTTCAAAATTCTTTTAAAACTCCAATAATAAATACCAACCCTATTAAAACGCATAGATCAATTACAGGTTTTGTTTTTAATAATGGTAAGCCTGTTGAAAATGCTACCGTTCAAATAACAGCGTCTTTAAAACAGACCCAAACAGACGCCTATGGTAGGTATACCATTATGGCACAAATAGGTGATGTCATTAGTTTTGATTATTTGGGTTTCGAAAAAGTGGAACGTACCGTATTGGAGACCATACATAATATCAACGTCACCATGAATGTGATGGTTGAAGAACTAGCAGGTGTTACTGTTACTGAAAGAGCGCGTTTAAAGAAAACCGAGGCAGAAATGTTCTCTGAATATTTAACAAATGATGAATTCGCTAAAACTGCTTATGGAACTCTTGATAAAAAAACAATTGGTCATGCTATAACTATTGTAGATGGTAAGAGTTTAAACTTATCGGCACCAAATATTCTAGCAGCTTTAGATGGTAAAATAGCTGGAGTTCGTATTGGTAATGTAACCAATGGTAATACATATTTTGGATGTACTTTTACCAAAGTTGCTGTGTTTATAAGAGGAGGTAAAGGCTCTATTAATAATATTAGACCTGCAATATTCGAAATTGACGGAGTAATTTATGAAGATGTCCCGTATTTTTTAGATTTAAATGTTATTGAGCGCATAGCGGTAATACCTGGTCTTGCTGGCGTTGGAAGATATGGGCAGGTTGCCGCGGGAGGTGTAATTGCAATAAGTACTAAACATGCTAATTATGCTACTAAGAATAACAGAAATAGTGACCAAGCTCAAATTCGAAATAATATTTATGAACAAGATGCTATAAGTAAAGAACAAGCTAATAAAAATTTACCAAGCTACCTTCAAGCTCTTTTTGCTAGTAATAGTTTTGAAGCGGCTAAAAAAGTATACGAAGAAAATGAGAAACTTTATAGTAGTTCTGCTTCATTTTTTCTTGATGCCTATATTTATTTTACTACCAATTGGGAGCAAGAAAAATTCAATAATGATATTATTTCCAATCATCAATCATTATTTGAGAATAACATCAATGAAATGAAGGCATTGGCATATGCTTATCAGCGAGAGGGTGAATTTGAAAAAGCAAACAAACTATATACCAGTGTTTTTGTAAAAAGACCTAATTATGCTCAATCTTATAGAGACATGGCAAATAGTTATGTTGAGGTAAATGAGGTACAAAAGGCAGCTAATCTTTATAGTAGGTACACCAAATTATTGAACGATTCTTTTCTTGTGGCAGATACTATAGGATTGCATCCTATCATTACAACTGAGTTCAATCACTTTTTACAGCATAAAACCGATTATACCATAAGTTCAGAAGATTTAAAAGAAATGGCGGCTATGCGCGAGGGTACAGATACCCGTCTTCTTTTTGAATGGAATGATGATGAGGCTGAGTTTGACCTTCAATTTGTTAATCCAGAAAATCGTTATTTTGTTTCGAATACATCGCTAAACAATCAGAATGAATATTTTGGTAAGCAAGAAAATTCATCAAGCAAAGAGTTCTTTCTTGAAAGTGATATTCAAGGAGAATGGATTATAAATATAAATTATAAGGGGAATAAAAGCGGCTTGCCTACTTATTTAAAAGTGACTGCTTTCTCTGGCTACGGCACAGATAATGAAGAAAGTACTATTAGAATTTATAGGTTGTCTTTAAAAAATGTGAATCAAAATCTATTTTACTTACCCACTTTAGGGGTGGATAAGTTGAATTAA
- a CDS encoding SDR family oxidoreductase — protein sequence MASIENKVIWVTGASSGIGEALAYQLNELGAKIILSSRRADVLLKVKSNCKFPENATILPLDLIAFDSLESITETAISIYGKIDILINNGGLSQRSLIIDTNFEVYQQMVDVNYLGTIKLTKHLLPYFIAQKGGHFVTVTSLMGKFSSPYRSGYCGAKHALHGFFDALRMEHEKDNINVSIICPGFIQTNVAKNALTGDGSALQKEDNATKNGMPVNDCAEEIISAIKKKRFETYVGGKEKFGIYLKRFFPKLLHKVVMKSKVR from the coding sequence ATGGCTAGTATAGAAAATAAGGTGATTTGGGTAACAGGCGCATCTTCTGGAATAGGAGAAGCTTTAGCATATCAGTTAAACGAACTTGGAGCTAAAATTATACTTTCGTCAAGAAGAGCGGATGTTCTTTTAAAAGTAAAAAGTAATTGTAAATTTCCTGAAAATGCAACAATCCTTCCTTTAGATTTAATAGCATTTGATTCGCTAGAAAGCATCACTGAAACAGCCATATCAATCTACGGAAAAATAGATATTTTGATTAATAATGGCGGACTAAGTCAACGTTCACTTATCATTGACACTAATTTTGAAGTGTATCAACAAATGGTTGATGTTAATTATCTGGGTACCATTAAACTAACAAAACACCTACTACCCTATTTCATAGCGCAAAAAGGAGGGCATTTCGTTACCGTTACCAGTTTAATGGGTAAATTTTCCTCTCCGTATCGTTCGGGTTATTGTGGTGCAAAACATGCACTGCATGGCTTCTTTGACGCCCTACGTATGGAACATGAGAAAGACAATATCAATGTATCGATAATTTGCCCTGGATTTATACAAACCAACGTTGCTAAAAATGCATTAACCGGTGATGGGTCTGCTTTACAAAAAGAAGATAATGCCACGAAAAATGGAATGCCTGTTAACGATTGTGCAGAAGAAATTATCTCTGCAATTAAAAAGAAAAGATTTGAAACTTATGTCGGTGGAAAAGAGAAATTCGGAATTTACCTTAAAAGATTCTTCCCTAAACTACTACATAAAGTGGTTATGAAAAGTAAGGTTAGATAA
- a CDS encoding o-succinylbenzoate synthase gives MKATFKKYLLNFKNPSGTSRGILRTKETWFLFLEDEGKWGVGECGLFRGLSFDDVPEYEDKCAWLAQNINLGETELLQQLQNFPSIQFGLEQAFISLRSKNPFHLFESTFLNNQKPISINGLVWMGDKEFMHQQIEDKLKDGFSCIKMKIGAIDFDTEISLLKSIRARYSKEDIELRVDANGAFSPQEALSKLETLSKLDLHSIEQPIKQGQVEEMKLLCRNSPLPIALDEELIGVVDVTKKAALLQTIQPQYIILKPSLVGGFAGSSEWISIAEKNTIEWWVTSALESNIGLNAIAQWTATLGNEMPQGLGTGSLFTNNIESPLEVDNGGLFYNSSKKWNTNLIESICI, from the coding sequence ATGAAGGCAACATTTAAAAAGTATCTCCTAAATTTTAAAAACCCTAGCGGAACTTCTAGAGGAATTCTTCGAACCAAAGAAACTTGGTTTCTCTTTTTAGAAGATGAAGGAAAATGGGGTGTTGGTGAATGCGGACTTTTTAGAGGTCTTAGTTTTGATGATGTTCCCGAATATGAAGATAAATGTGCTTGGCTAGCGCAAAACATCAATTTGGGTGAAACCGAATTACTGCAGCAGTTACAAAATTTTCCAAGTATTCAATTTGGTCTAGAGCAGGCTTTTATATCGCTGCGTTCTAAAAATCCTTTTCATCTTTTCGAATCTACTTTTTTAAATAACCAAAAACCCATATCAATTAACGGTTTGGTTTGGATGGGTGATAAGGAGTTTATGCATCAGCAAATAGAAGATAAGCTAAAGGATGGTTTTTCTTGTATAAAAATGAAAATTGGAGCAATTGATTTTGATACTGAAATATCATTGTTAAAATCTATTAGAGCTCGTTATTCAAAAGAAGATATCGAATTACGTGTAGATGCCAACGGAGCATTTTCTCCACAAGAAGCTTTATCCAAATTAGAAACGTTATCGAAACTTGATTTGCATTCTATAGAACAACCTATTAAACAGGGGCAAGTGGAAGAAATGAAATTACTCTGCAGAAATTCACCTTTGCCTATTGCTTTAGATGAAGAATTAATTGGTGTGGTAGATGTAACAAAAAAGGCAGCGTTGCTACAAACTATACAACCACAATATATAATTTTGAAGCCGAGCTTGGTTGGTGGTTTTGCAGGAAGCAGTGAATGGATTTCTATTGCAGAAAAGAATACTATAGAATGGTGGGTAACGAGTGCATTAGAAAGTAATATAGGCTTAAATGCCATTGCGCAGTGGACGGCAACATTGGGTAATGAAATGCCGCAAGGGCTAGGGACCGGATCTCTTTTTACGAATAATATTGAGAGTCCGTTAGAAGTTGATAATGGAGGCTTGTTTTATAACAGCTCTAAAAAATGGAATACAAATTTAATTGAAAGTATATGTATATAG